A section of the Paenibacillus yonginensis genome encodes:
- a CDS encoding TVP38/TMEM64 family protein: MIVSVSLKHHHGWSGMYMENYPENFIDWLIQTMQLEGYSILLVTIPLALIQSFIGLYPFAALIMLNISAIGLAEGLLVSWLMGTLGTIVVYVVCEKFLSDWVQRKWLKKMKRYEKWQKYTERYGIWTIILLRTLPIMPNNLICLMASLSSLSFRKYCWSSVWGMLSYIGLIGVLGAAVLMPEVNVGLITGLYGGFCLLLVLIFVCQEVFRARQSGRRRAEQDAPPTNHLM; this comes from the coding sequence ATGATTGTATCCGTATCACTAAAACATCATCATGGCTGGAGCGGGATGTATATGGAGAATTACCCCGAGAATTTTATCGACTGGCTGATTCAAACCATGCAGCTGGAGGGATACTCTATTTTGCTCGTGACGATCCCTCTGGCCCTTATTCAGTCCTTTATCGGTCTGTATCCGTTCGCTGCCTTGATCATGCTGAACATTTCGGCTATCGGTCTGGCAGAAGGGCTGCTTGTCAGCTGGTTAATGGGGACTTTGGGTACGATAGTGGTCTATGTCGTCTGCGAGAAGTTTCTCTCCGATTGGGTGCAGCGCAAATGGCTCAAAAAAATGAAGCGTTATGAAAAATGGCAGAAATATACGGAGCGTTATGGGATCTGGACGATTATCCTGCTTCGTACCCTGCCGATTATGCCAAATAACCTGATTTGTTTAATGGCATCTCTATCATCTTTAAGCTTCCGGAAATACTGCTGGTCTTCGGTGTGGGGCATGCTGTCTTATATCGGACTGATCGGGGTGCTTGGAGCTGCGGTGCTGATGCCCGAAGTGAATGTCGGATTGATAACCGGACTGTACGGCGGATTTTGCCTGCTGCTGGTGCTTATCTTTGTGTGCCAGGAAGTATTCAGGGCCCGGCAGAGCGGGAGGCGCAGAGCCGAGCAGGATGCTCCGCCTACCAATCACTTGATGTAA
- a CDS encoding collagen-like triple helix repeat-containing protein, which yields MAVYHSGPIENPIDTSTGSRPTGQVMVSITNRSLINSAVATVTGYSLSGVRTMYIAEALPIPANQVTVRTYYADVDAFEFDFNITGVTAEEVEISLWGKNANNQLVSAHRLLTSELVGLGPTGATGATGGTGPTGPTGPTGPPGPTGAAGPPGAVGETGATGPTGPAGARGETGPTGAAGIMGMTGPTGATGPTGATGATGATGETGAIGDTGPTGPAGGATGETGPTGATGSTGATGATGATGATGPTGATGPTGSVEPNPFNVYVQAGAAGGDGSQAAPFGTIQQGITAVSPTGTVHILGGTYPLTATITVNKAGVTLQGYPNTQIMLQAAAIPFLVTGSGVTIDGLTVTSNLPYAVEFFQFAGTNHRLTHNIIFGPPQAGPSTGWVVNRGFSTQGNVTNLLVRGNIFYSLRQPAYLNPNSTGNIINNVVYNTRGFVVDGAIFVFSGNSWGIPANAVDIALLVGTPTGAPYDPIVDLAANNSSANIDDQR from the coding sequence GTGGCAGTCTACCATTCAGGTCCGATAGAGAACCCGATTGACACCTCTACCGGATCGAGACCAACCGGGCAGGTGATGGTCAGCATTACAAACCGCAGTTTAATCAACTCGGCTGTGGCAACCGTTACAGGCTATAGTTTAAGTGGAGTAAGAACGATGTATATTGCGGAAGCGCTGCCTATCCCGGCGAACCAGGTGACGGTTCGGACTTATTACGCTGATGTGGATGCTTTTGAATTTGATTTCAACATCACGGGGGTTACGGCGGAGGAAGTTGAAATTTCGTTGTGGGGCAAAAATGCAAACAATCAGCTGGTCAGCGCGCATCGGTTGTTAACCTCTGAGCTGGTTGGACTTGGGCCTACCGGTGCTACGGGAGCTACCGGGGGAACAGGTCCAACCGGCCCGACAGGCCCGACGGGGCCACCGGGACCAACAGGAGCTGCCGGGCCGCCCGGTGCTGTAGGAGAAACAGGAGCCACTGGTCCGACGGGGCCAGCCGGAGCAAGGGGAGAAACAGGGCCAACAGGGGCCGCCGGGATTATGGGGATGACCGGCCCGACCGGAGCAACAGGGCCTACCGGTGCGACAGGCGCTACTGGTGCGACAGGGGAAACAGGAGCGATTGGCGATACGGGACCAACCGGCCCGGCGGGGGGAGCGACCGGTGAAACCGGGCCAACAGGAGCAACAGGGTCCACGGGGGCAACAGGAGCAACAGGAGCAACAGGGGCGACTGGCCCTACGGGCGCCACCGGCCCGACGGGCAGTGTGGAACCAAATCCGTTTAATGTTTATGTGCAAGCGGGTGCTGCTGGCGGTGATGGGAGCCAGGCAGCTCCGTTCGGCACGATCCAACAGGGAATAACCGCGGTATCACCAACGGGGACCGTGCATATTTTGGGAGGCACATACCCGCTGACTGCCACCATTACCGTCAACAAAGCCGGGGTCACGCTTCAGGGTTATCCGAACACGCAGATTATGCTGCAGGCAGCGGCAATTCCCTTCCTGGTGACAGGCAGCGGAGTGACGATAGACGGTTTGACCGTAACCAGCAATTTGCCTTATGCCGTTGAATTCTTTCAGTTTGCAGGAACGAATCATAGGTTGACCCATAATATAATCTTTGGCCCGCCGCAAGCCGGGCCTTCGACGGGCTGGGTGGTTAACCGCGGATTCTCAACCCAGGGCAACGTGACCAATCTGCTGGTCAGAGGCAATATTTTCTACAGCTTAAGACAGCCTGCTTATCTGAATCCGAACTCGACGGGGAATATCATAAACAATGTCGTGTATAACACCCGGGGGTTCGTAGTGGACGGCGCCATATTCGTCTTCTCGGGCAACTCCTGGGGCATCCCGGCGAATGCGGTAGATATCGCTTTGCTCGTCGGAACGCCAACCGGGGCGCCTTATGATCCGATTGTAGACCTTGCGGCCAACAACAGCAGCGCGAACATCGACGATCAAAGGTAA
- a CDS encoding AI-2E family transporter — translation MPQNTFFKASLGIIMVLTMIYLLHKVSFIFNPIVTFVSIMIVPVSVSVFLYYLLRPIVHLLDKRKVHRVASVLVIYLAIGLLLTLFFLVIWPPLRNQIQEFINNVPALINGLTIQMNEIQKSKYFSMFDSDNAQFTSKVTEYLNELLQTISGYLSHFISFLSGFFIVVGTVPIVLYYMLKEDGKISPTLVRIIPSRYRKDAKHVTEEIDNALSGFIAGRIISSFLLGVLSFIGYIIIGLPYPLLLAIICAIFNFIPYFGPLLGAIPCVIVAFTESPSMVLWVIVVVFVAQQIEGNLIAPYVYGRTINIHPLTTVVLILIAGEVGGILGMLLAIPLYMIVKVTIVRIYRIFLADKVEEFVD, via the coding sequence ATGCCGCAGAATACTTTTTTTAAAGCGTCGCTTGGCATCATTATGGTGCTTACGATGATTTATCTGTTACATAAAGTCAGCTTTATATTTAATCCGATTGTTACATTCGTTTCCATCATGATCGTGCCGGTGAGCGTCTCCGTCTTTCTGTATTATTTGCTGCGCCCGATTGTACATCTGCTGGACAAACGCAAGGTCCACCGGGTGGCTTCGGTTCTGGTCATTTATTTGGCGATCGGCCTTCTGCTGACCCTTTTTTTTCTGGTTATTTGGCCGCCGCTTCGCAATCAGATCCAGGAGTTCATTAACAACGTGCCGGCTTTGATCAACGGGCTTACCATCCAGATGAACGAAATTCAGAAGAGCAAATATTTTTCGATGTTCGACAGCGATAATGCTCAGTTTACCAGCAAGGTAACGGAGTACCTCAACGAGCTGCTCCAGACGATCAGCGGGTATCTGTCTCATTTCATTTCGTTCCTGAGCGGTTTCTTTATCGTTGTAGGTACCGTTCCTATCGTTCTGTATTACATGCTGAAAGAGGATGGAAAAATATCTCCCACCCTGGTGCGGATCATTCCGTCTAGATACCGCAAAGATGCCAAACATGTGACAGAGGAAATTGATAACGCGCTAAGCGGATTTATTGCCGGGCGAATTATCAGCTCTTTTCTGCTTGGGGTGTTAAGCTTCATCGGCTATATCATCATCGGGCTGCCTTATCCGCTGCTGCTGGCCATCATTTGTGCGATTTTCAACTTCATTCCTTATTTTGGCCCGCTGCTGGGGGCAATTCCCTGCGTAATCGTTGCTTTTACCGAATCGCCAAGCATGGTGCTTTGGGTGATTGTCGTTGTGTTTGTGGCCCAGCAAATCGAAGGGAATCTGATTGCCCCTTATGTATACGGCAGAACGATCAACATCCACCCGCTGACCACGGTAGTGCTGATCCTGATCGCCGGCGAGGTCGGCGGCATTCTGGGCATGCTGCTGGCCATTCCGCTTTACATGATTGTCAAAGTGACTATTGTAAGAATCTATCGGATATTTCTGGCGGACAAAGTTGAAGAGTTTGTCGATTAA
- a CDS encoding glycosyltransferase, translating into MIVRNEEDTIGRCLSSVYDLVEEINIVDTGSTDRTKEIVSRYTDRIYDFVWIQDFAAARNYAFSQATKPYILWLDADDVLQEADRKKFAELKQTLDPSIDSVTMKYDLAFDEYGNVISSLRRNRLVKRANGFKWIGPVHEYLEVGGHIYDSDISVTHSSLHHDSDRNLNIYEAREQAGEDFSPRDLYYFANELLDHKKYEKAIAYYHRFLATGLGWVEDNIAACGKLADAYTHLGHKDKALESTLRTLQYGSPRPEACCRLGYYFLNEQDYRSAVFWYELATQIRLPAGHLGLAHAACSTWLPHLQLCVCYDRLGEHKLAYRHNEQALAYRPTDKRMLQNKSYFETILGISGGQEQE; encoded by the coding sequence ATGATTGTCAGAAATGAGGAGGATACCATTGGCCGCTGCCTGTCCTCTGTGTACGATTTGGTAGAGGAAATCAATATCGTGGACACCGGTTCCACCGATCGGACCAAAGAAATCGTAAGCCGGTACACGGATCGGATTTATGACTTCGTATGGATCCAGGATTTTGCAGCTGCCCGGAATTACGCCTTCAGCCAAGCAACCAAACCTTATATTTTATGGCTAGATGCGGATGACGTGCTGCAAGAGGCCGATCGCAAGAAATTTGCCGAGTTAAAACAAACGCTGGACCCTTCCATAGATTCCGTGACGATGAAATATGACCTTGCCTTCGATGAATACGGGAACGTGATTTCAAGCTTGCGCCGCAACCGCCTTGTAAAGAGAGCGAACGGATTTAAATGGATCGGCCCTGTACATGAGTATTTAGAGGTAGGGGGCCATATTTATGATAGTGATATATCCGTAACGCACAGCAGTCTCCATCACGACAGCGACCGCAACCTGAACATTTACGAAGCACGGGAACAGGCGGGGGAGGATTTTTCTCCGAGGGATTTATATTATTTCGCGAATGAGCTGTTGGATCATAAAAAATACGAGAAGGCTATTGCATATTATCATCGTTTCTTGGCCACTGGTCTTGGCTGGGTGGAGGACAATATCGCAGCCTGCGGGAAGCTTGCGGATGCTTATACGCATTTGGGCCATAAGGACAAGGCGCTCGAATCTACGCTTCGAACGCTGCAATACGGCAGTCCAAGGCCTGAAGCCTGCTGCCGGCTCGGATATTATTTCCTGAATGAACAGGATTACCGCTCCGCCGTCTTCTGGTATGAGCTTGCCACTCAAATCAGACTGCCCGCCGGCCATTTAGGACTTGCTCATGCCGCCTGCTCAACCTGGCTTCCTCATCTTCAGCTTTGTGTATGTTATGACCGTCTGGGGGAACATAAGCTGGCTTACAGGCATAACGAGCAGGCACTGGCCTACAGACCGACCGATAAGAGGATGCTGCAGAACAAAAGTTATTTTGAAACGATATTAGGCATTTCCGGAGGTCAGGAGCAGGAGTAA
- the tnpA gene encoding IS200/IS605 family transposase, whose protein sequence is MANKNFSLAHTKWMCKYHIVFTPKYRRKEIYNQVRRDLIEIMKRLCKYKGVEILEGHMMPDHVHMLVAIPPKISVSSFMGYLKGKSALMIFEKHANLKYKYGNRKFWAEGYYVSTVGLNEATVAKYIREQEAHDQAVDKLSVKEYEDPFSSNKSKKK, encoded by the coding sequence ATGGCAAATAAAAACTTTAGTTTAGCGCACACAAAGTGGATGTGTAAGTATCACATTGTGTTCACCCCGAAGTATAGACGTAAAGAGATCTACAATCAAGTGAGACGAGATCTAATTGAAATCATGAAGCGTCTATGTAAATACAAGGGAGTCGAGATATTAGAAGGACATATGATGCCGGATCATGTGCACATGCTGGTGGCGATTCCACCGAAAATATCTGTGTCTTCCTTTATGGGCTATTTAAAAGGGAAAAGCGCACTCATGATCTTTGAGAAGCATGCCAATTTGAAGTATAAGTATGGGAATCGTAAATTCTGGGCGGAAGGCTACTACGTAAGTACAGTGGGGCTAAATGAAGCCACCGTCGCCAAATACATTCGAGAGCAAGAGGCACATGACCAGGCAGTGGATAAGCTGAGTGTAAAAGAGTATGAAGATCCATTCAGCAGCAACAAGAGCAAGAAAAAGTAA
- a CDS encoding helix-turn-helix domain-containing protein, producing the protein MKRLSDVRPFVGDAMKYLYDGSSNEKLRVCSVYAFHLFTDGPGEIEIDGIRYPIERGTFIFLRPGQPHAFHISPERPLSSYNLYCDLWERPGRAPYSRTIIYAPQPFHLDETAPEESCEELALLPKVYSLRAFPHLYDGFIQVVRFFDELELYRHETVNSYFYGWLLAWFNVLQTRQPTDYRIVRFLQQLHASPERRDSIAEWSRSCGLKRTYFHELFLRETGFTPKAYQHNLLMKKAANLLLESEMSVTLIAEKLGYGSIHPFSRHFSSFYGMTPSEYRKNPQALR; encoded by the coding sequence ATGAAGCGTTTATCCGATGTTCGTCCCTTTGTAGGCGATGCTATGAAATATTTATACGATGGCAGCAGCAACGAGAAGTTAAGGGTCTGCAGCGTGTATGCATTTCATTTGTTCACGGATGGGCCGGGAGAAATAGAGATTGACGGTATCCGCTATCCGATCGAACGGGGCACGTTTATCTTTCTGCGTCCGGGACAGCCTCATGCTTTCCATATTTCCCCCGAACGCCCCTTATCCTCTTATAATCTGTATTGCGATCTGTGGGAGCGTCCCGGTCGTGCTCCTTATAGCCGGACCATTATTTATGCGCCGCAGCCGTTCCATTTGGATGAGACAGCACCGGAGGAAAGCTGCGAAGAGCTCGCCCTTCTGCCGAAGGTTTATTCCCTGCGTGCCTTTCCGCATCTCTATGACGGCTTTATTCAGGTGGTCCGATTCTTTGATGAACTGGAATTATACCGGCATGAGACGGTGAACAGTTATTTTTACGGCTGGCTGCTGGCCTGGTTTAACGTGCTTCAAACCCGTCAGCCGACCGATTACCGGATTGTCCGGTTTCTGCAGCAGCTTCATGCCTCGCCCGAGCGGCGGGACTCCATTGCCGAGTGGTCCAGAAGCTGCGGGTTAAAGCGGACTTATTTTCATGAATTGTTTCTGCGCGAAACCGGTTTCACCCCGAAAGCTTACCAGCACAATCTGCTGATGAAGAAAGCGGCCAACCTGCTGCTTGAAAGTGAAATGAGCGTGACCTTGATTGCCGAGAAGCTGGGCTACGGCTCTATTCACCCTTTTTCCAGACATTTCAGTTCTTTTTACGGCATGACTCCAAGCGAATATCGCAAGAATCCCCAAGCACTGCGATAA
- a CDS encoding ATP-binding protein — protein MIIVFLGVLLLAVASRLDDLQTETAYISNHDIEVQNETHIIEKLVLDMETAQRGYILTGVESYLEPYNNAHTSWKEASGKLSELIVGDSRQSERLAKIDQSISTWIETAGDVSIEYKRSYNQAELDKFFKNDPGKPIIDQIRQDFEDFRTYERNATQQRVETLETGNRKLIGYIFLLWLAVTAIALITAITISSNIVKIITQVTRAIRQISTGGNLSSRIKVRTKDEIQALAQTTNELLSRIEQENWQKEQLKEMALSLQNKSSAEELGQVLLQKLAELLGLPAAALYLTSKDESRLVRTASYNLTKEQTSEFQFGEGLVGQCALSRSRVQVDHVPSDILNIQSGFGTVVPVHLAAVPVTFEDQIIAVLEYGTMEELTADQQQFLSELLNTVGASIHATTTRLELDYLYKESQAVNEELQVQTEELQSQAEELQTQTEELTMQAEELQNLNERLESQKTVAEYSARELEKFAKELETSSNFKSEFLANMSHELRTPLNSMLILSQILAENQGGNLSKGEQNYASVIHSSGQDLLLLINDILDLSKVEAGQMDLEMLDVSVKEIAESMQVQFENTAKQKNLAFSVHLAENVPEFVHTDSLRVQQILKNLLSNAFKFTDEGEVSFTIERRDGTHVPQIAPPVDLLAFVVRDTGIGIPEDKQESIFEAFRQAEGSTSRRYGGTGLGLSISLQLAKLLGGALLLESQPGIGSTFTFYLPLNEEGADDLIKRSQASLSKPYESLQEAQAAAAVEENGESASELHPDAVQTELFKNKTVLIVDDDIRNVYALTSFLEKLQMKVLIAQNGYESLDLVSGEQVDLVLMDIMMPEMDGYQAIREIRSTLGFTELPIIALTAKAMKEDREKCLAAGASDYVSKPLDIHYVLGIMQFWLEKNNSQTNDETKELENK, from the coding sequence TTGATCATTGTTTTCCTCGGCGTCCTCCTGCTGGCGGTTGCCTCAAGGCTGGACGATCTGCAGACAGAGACGGCTTATATCAGCAATCATGATATAGAGGTGCAGAATGAGACCCACATTATCGAGAAGCTGGTGCTGGATATGGAAACGGCCCAGAGAGGTTATATTCTTACCGGCGTTGAATCCTATCTTGAGCCATATAATAATGCTCATACTTCCTGGAAGGAAGCCTCGGGAAAGTTAAGCGAGCTGATTGTGGGCGATTCCCGTCAAAGCGAGCGCCTGGCCAAAATTGATCAGTCCATCTCTACCTGGATTGAAACGGCAGGAGACGTATCTATCGAATATAAACGAAGCTACAACCAGGCTGAACTGGACAAGTTCTTCAAGAACGATCCAGGCAAACCGATCATCGATCAGATTCGCCAGGACTTCGAGGATTTTCGCACCTATGAAAGAAATGCGACCCAGCAGCGTGTAGAAACGCTTGAGACGGGGAACCGGAAGCTGATCGGCTATATTTTCCTGCTTTGGCTGGCAGTAACGGCAATTGCGCTTATTACGGCGATTACGATCTCTAGTAATATTGTTAAGATTATTACACAGGTTACGCGGGCGATCCGCCAGATCAGTACCGGCGGCAATTTGTCAAGCCGGATCAAGGTTCGAACCAAAGATGAAATTCAGGCTCTGGCCCAGACCACCAATGAGCTGTTAAGCAGGATAGAGCAGGAGAACTGGCAGAAAGAGCAATTGAAGGAGATGGCATTAAGTCTGCAAAATAAATCGTCCGCCGAGGAACTCGGCCAAGTGCTTCTGCAGAAGCTGGCAGAACTGCTCGGGCTGCCGGCCGCGGCTTTGTATCTCACATCAAAAGACGAAAGTCGTCTTGTCCGGACAGCTTCTTATAATCTTACGAAGGAACAGACGTCCGAGTTTCAATTTGGTGAGGGTCTTGTCGGACAATGTGCATTAAGCAGAAGCCGGGTTCAGGTCGATCATGTTCCTTCGGATATTCTTAACATCCAATCGGGGTTTGGGACGGTGGTGCCCGTGCATCTGGCTGCTGTGCCGGTCACGTTTGAAGATCAGATCATAGCTGTGCTGGAGTATGGAACGATGGAGGAGCTGACAGCGGACCAACAGCAATTTCTAAGCGAACTGCTGAACACGGTCGGGGCCTCCATTCATGCTACAACTACCCGGCTTGAGCTTGATTATCTGTACAAGGAATCCCAGGCTGTCAACGAAGAGCTTCAGGTGCAGACAGAAGAGCTGCAGTCCCAGGCGGAAGAGCTTCAGACCCAAACCGAAGAATTAACGATGCAGGCCGAAGAACTGCAGAATTTGAACGAGCGTTTGGAATCGCAGAAGACAGTGGCGGAGTATTCGGCCAGAGAGCTTGAGAAGTTTGCCAAAGAACTGGAGACCAGCTCCAATTTCAAATCGGAATTTCTGGCCAATATGTCGCATGAGCTTCGAACACCACTGAACAGCATGCTGATCTTGTCCCAGATCCTAGCCGAGAATCAAGGCGGCAATCTTTCGAAGGGGGAGCAAAATTATGCTTCAGTCATTCATTCCTCCGGGCAGGATCTGCTCTTGTTGATTAACGATATTTTGGATCTGTCCAAGGTGGAAGCCGGGCAGATGGACCTGGAGATGCTGGATGTTTCAGTCAAGGAAATAGCCGAATCGATGCAGGTGCAGTTTGAGAACACGGCCAAGCAGAAGAACCTGGCCTTCTCTGTCCATTTGGCTGAGAATGTACCGGAATTCGTCCACACCGATTCCTTGCGGGTTCAGCAAATACTAAAGAACCTGTTGTCCAATGCTTTTAAATTTACGGATGAAGGAGAGGTTTCGTTCACTATTGAACGGAGGGACGGCACGCACGTTCCGCAAATTGCGCCTCCTGTAGATCTGCTCGCTTTTGTTGTTCGCGACACGGGAATCGGGATTCCGGAGGATAAGCAAGAGTCCATCTTTGAAGCTTTCCGTCAGGCGGAAGGCAGCACCTCCCGGCGTTATGGCGGGACAGGCTTAGGCCTGTCTATTTCCCTGCAGCTGGCCAAGCTGCTCGGCGGCGCTCTCCTTCTCGAAAGCCAGCCCGGCATCGGCAGCACGTTTACTTTCTATTTGCCGCTGAACGAAGAAGGGGCAGACGACCTGATCAAGCGGAGCCAGGCCAGCTTGTCCAAGCCTTATGAATCCTTGCAGGAGGCGCAGGCGGCCGCTGCTGTTGAGGAGAACGGCGAATCGGCATCCGAGCTGCACCCGGATGCTGTGCAAACCGAACTTTTCAAGAATAAAACCGTGCTCATTGTAGATGACGATATCCGAAACGTATATGCGCTGACCAGCTTTCTGGAGAAGCTGCAGATGAAGGTCCTTATTGCCCAGAACGGTTACGAAAGCCTGGACCTTGTATCCGGGGAGCAGGTGGACCTGGTGCTTATGGATATTATGATGCCGGAGATGGATGGGTATCAGGCGATCCGGGAAATCCGGTCGACCCTGGGCTTCACGGAGCTGCCGATTATTGCTTTGACGGCGAAAGCAATGAAAGAAGACCGCGAGAAATGTCTGGCTGCCGGGGCTTCCGATTATGTAAGCAAACCGCTTGATATTCATTACGTATTAGGTATTATGCAGTTCTGGTTGGAGAAAAATAATTCGCAGACAAACGATGAAACGAAGGAGTTGGAGAACAAATGA
- a CDS encoding aldo/keto reductase, whose protein sequence is MRKNQLGTSDLFVSEIGFGCMTIGTEEQAGIRLIHEALDRGINLLDTADLYDGGRNEEIVGLALKGRRQDVILATKVGNRRIPGQEGWVWDASKDYILSAVKESLRRLHTDYIDLYQLHGGTLEDPIDDTIEAFEQLKKEGIIRHYGISSIRPNVIKEYVSRSSIVSVMNQYSILDRRAEEEVLPLLEKNGISVIARGPVASGNLADGGERKAAKGYLDYSESELLEIRRRLTRVAAGSCTLSQLAIRYSLAAPAVASAIAGASSLKQLDENVSAAAIPPLSDEGLGQIRQISRANRYTQHR, encoded by the coding sequence ATGAGAAAAAATCAGCTTGGAACATCGGATTTGTTCGTCTCGGAAATCGGATTTGGCTGCATGACCATCGGAACCGAGGAGCAGGCAGGCATCAGACTTATTCATGAAGCACTGGATCGCGGCATTAATCTGCTGGATACAGCGGATCTGTACGACGGCGGGCGAAATGAAGAAATAGTCGGCTTGGCTTTGAAAGGACGCCGTCAGGACGTCATTCTGGCTACCAAGGTTGGCAACCGGCGTATTCCAGGCCAGGAGGGCTGGGTATGGGACGCTTCCAAGGATTATATTCTATCGGCTGTCAAAGAAAGCCTTCGCCGGCTGCATACCGATTATATTGACCTGTATCAGCTGCATGGAGGCACGCTGGAGGATCCTATCGATGATACGATAGAGGCTTTCGAGCAGTTAAAGAAAGAAGGAATCATTCGCCACTATGGCATTTCTTCGATCCGGCCAAACGTCATAAAGGAATACGTTTCCCGTTCTTCCATCGTCAGCGTCATGAACCAATACAGCATTTTGGACCGGCGCGCCGAGGAGGAGGTTCTTCCGCTGCTCGAGAAGAACGGTATCAGCGTGATCGCCCGCGGTCCGGTAGCAAGCGGCAACTTGGCGGATGGAGGCGAGCGGAAAGCGGCCAAAGGTTATTTGGACTACAGCGAGTCCGAGCTGCTCGAGATTCGCCGCAGACTAACGCGGGTGGCGGCCGGTAGCTGTACGCTTAGCCAGCTGGCGATTCGCTATAGCCTGGCTGCACCCGCCGTAGCTTCGGCTATTGCCGGGGCAAGTTCTCTCAAGCAGCTGGATGAGAATGTAAGCGCCGCGGCTATCCCTCCACTGAGCGATGAGGGGCTCGGGCAAATTCGGCAGATCAGCCGTGCGAATCGTTATACACAGCATCGGTAA
- a CDS encoding alkaline phosphatase, translating into MKLAKSTMKKTAVVAAATVMVVTGFVIPKASEYVQADTPKTKNVILFVGDGMGTAQRNAIRLATVGLTGKLAMDDMPYSGLIHTSSTVPVTDSAAAATAYASGVKTYNGAIGMDEHKQSVKAIMEYAKDAGLSTGVVTTSQVTDATGAAFGSHVENRSAQSDIAEQYLNDSKLDVILGGGEDYWFPAGEQGAFPDEPAEDPSEKSKGTKGNLVEKAKQLGYSYVTSKSELEQATSGKLLGLFANEEMFQQNEEGKGALYNPVVPLADMTKKAIDTLANNDKGFFLMVEEEATDEMAHHNNAELTIKAGQELDKAVQVAKDFAKQNPDTLVLVLADHETGGFSIEPVEDTEDESGDGISKEDGPFAIKGSAQQFMVDWTTSGHTAVDVPVTAMGKNSVLFSGMFENTEVYNKLMLVMGLGNNK; encoded by the coding sequence ATGAAGCTAGCAAAAAGCACCATGAAGAAAACCGCGGTGGTTGCAGCCGCGACGGTAATGGTGGTAACAGGTTTCGTGATCCCGAAAGCATCCGAGTATGTTCAAGCCGACACCCCGAAGACGAAAAACGTCATTTTATTCGTTGGCGACGGTATGGGCACGGCTCAACGCAACGCGATTCGTCTGGCAACGGTTGGCCTGACAGGCAAGCTGGCTATGGACGATATGCCTTACAGCGGTCTCATTCATACCAGCTCAACGGTTCCGGTTACGGATTCCGCAGCTGCGGCTACGGCCTATGCAAGCGGAGTTAAAACCTATAATGGGGCTATCGGTATGGATGAACATAAACAATCGGTGAAAGCGATCATGGAATATGCCAAAGATGCCGGCTTATCTACAGGCGTAGTGACAACCAGCCAGGTAACGGACGCAACGGGCGCCGCCTTTGGTTCTCATGTAGAGAACCGTTCGGCACAAAGCGATATTGCAGAGCAGTATTTGAATGACAGCAAGCTTGATGTTATTCTTGGCGGCGGTGAAGACTACTGGTTCCCGGCAGGAGAACAGGGAGCTTTCCCGGATGAGCCTGCTGAAGATCCGTCCGAGAAAAGCAAGGGAACCAAAGGCAATCTGGTCGAAAAGGCCAAACAGCTCGGTTATTCCTATGTCACCAGCAAATCCGAGCTGGAGCAGGCAACCAGCGGCAAGCTGCTTGGATTGTTTGCGAATGAAGAAATGTTCCAGCAGAATGAAGAAGGCAAAGGCGCTCTCTACAATCCTGTGGTGCCGCTGGCTGATATGACCAAGAAAGCAATCGATACGCTTGCGAACAATGACAAAGGTTTCTTCCTGATGGTGGAAGAGGAGGCAACTGATGAAATGGCTCATCATAACAATGCTGAGCTGACCATTAAAGCAGGCCAGGAGCTGGACAAAGCGGTTCAGGTAGCCAAGGACTTTGCGAAACAAAATCCGGATACGCTGGTGCTTGTTCTGGCTGACCATGAAACCGGTGGATTCTCGATTGAGCCTGTAGAAGATACTGAGGACGAATCCGGCGACGGCATTTCTAAGGAAGACGGCCCATTTGCCATTAAGGGCTCCGCCCAGCAGTTTATGGTGGACTGGACCACTTCCGGGCATACGGCGGTAGACGTGCCAGTTACGGCTATGGGGAAAAACTCGGTTCTCTTCTCCGGCATGTTCGAGAATACCGAGGTTTACAACAAGCTGATGCTGGTTATGGGACTTGGGAACAACAAATAA